One window from the genome of Streptomyces sp. NBC_01476 encodes:
- a CDS encoding glutamine synthetase family protein, translating into MYTRSWRPVAAEDSVGSPSFVSEHGLWSDEQSAVAERIEAGLGETDLVRLVFPDPHGLARSKTLTADAFRSVLRNGMNFSPGPFVFDTGHAIAVDFLGEPGIGVEEIAGAGNFILVPDPLTFQVLPGTQPRTAWVMGDEYLRDGTAHPLSSRAVLRRLEAEYAGRGYAPVIGLEVEWYLTRLLDAAPGNAGNGFGLQGNAPRAAAVNAGYQFNLDARYDSVAPITDPLALHLLELGLPLRSMEHESGPGQVECTFSPMSALDAADAMLLFRTVTKRWCAQRGHHASFMSLPFLDSFDPSGWHLHQSVRETATGRNLFSAEGPAGGLSAETKAYADGLLAWNRELFLLSVPTVNGYRRLGPRHTLAPTRVDWSTEDRSAMLRMVGGGTGAHIENRSAEPCANPYLAVAGQLFAGLEGLGGAADTGRSPRAAGPAPEFVPQSLAESLDAFRAGRADRLLGAPLKACLVKLKESELRRFENWCAMTGSDGDRSTDWEQREYFEVY; encoded by the coding sequence GTGTACACCCGGTCATGGCGCCCCGTCGCCGCCGAGGACAGCGTCGGAAGTCCCTCGTTCGTCTCCGAGCACGGACTGTGGAGCGATGAGCAGTCCGCCGTCGCCGAGCGGATCGAGGCCGGTCTCGGAGAGACCGACCTCGTACGACTCGTCTTCCCTGACCCGCACGGGCTGGCCCGCTCCAAGACGCTCACCGCGGACGCGTTCCGCTCGGTGCTGCGCAACGGCATGAACTTCAGCCCCGGGCCCTTCGTGTTCGACACCGGCCACGCCATCGCGGTCGACTTCCTCGGCGAGCCCGGCATAGGCGTGGAGGAGATCGCCGGCGCGGGCAACTTCATCCTGGTGCCCGATCCGCTCACCTTCCAGGTCCTGCCCGGCACCCAGCCGCGCACCGCCTGGGTGATGGGTGACGAGTACCTGCGCGACGGCACAGCGCACCCGCTGTCCTCGCGGGCCGTGCTGCGCCGGCTCGAAGCCGAGTACGCCGGCCGCGGCTACGCGCCCGTGATCGGGCTGGAGGTCGAGTGGTACCTCACCCGCCTGCTCGACGCCGCCCCGGGCAACGCGGGCAACGGCTTCGGCCTCCAGGGCAACGCGCCCCGGGCGGCGGCCGTCAACGCGGGCTACCAGTTCAATCTGGATGCCCGCTATGACTCCGTCGCCCCGATCACCGACCCGCTGGCGCTGCACCTGCTCGAACTCGGGCTGCCGCTGCGCTCGATGGAGCACGAGTCCGGCCCCGGTCAGGTCGAGTGCACGTTCAGCCCCATGTCCGCGCTCGACGCCGCCGACGCGATGCTGCTGTTCCGCACCGTCACCAAGCGGTGGTGCGCACAGCGCGGCCACCACGCCTCCTTCATGTCGCTGCCGTTCCTGGACTCCTTCGACCCCAGTGGCTGGCACCTGCACCAGTCCGTCCGGGAGACGGCGACCGGGCGCAACCTCTTCTCGGCCGAGGGGCCGGCCGGCGGCCTGTCCGCGGAGACCAAGGCGTACGCCGACGGGCTGCTGGCCTGGAACCGGGAACTGTTCCTGCTGTCGGTGCCCACGGTCAACGGCTACCGGCGGCTCGGCCCCCGCCACACCCTGGCGCCCACCCGGGTCGACTGGAGCACGGAGGACCGCAGCGCCATGCTCCGCATGGTCGGTGGCGGCACCGGCGCGCACATCGAGAACCGCAGCGCGGAACCGTGCGCCAACCCCTACCTCGCCGTCGCCGGGCAGCTCTTCGCGGGCCTGGAGGGACTCGGCGGGGCGGCGGACACCGGCCGGAGCCCACGGGCCGCCGGTCCGGCGCCGGAGTTCGTGCCGCAGTCCCTCGCCGAGTCGCTCGACGCCTTCCGCGCCGGCCGCGCGGACCGACTGCTCGGCGCCCCCCTGAAGGCATGCCTGGTCAAGCTCAAGGAGAGCGAGCTGCGGCGGTTCGAGAACTGGTGCGCCATGACCGGGTCCGACGGCGACCGGAGCACGGACTGGGAGCAGCGCGAGTACTTCGAGGTGTACTGA
- the purB gene encoding adenylosuccinate lyase, whose translation MIPRYTLPEMSDLFSDQARYATWARVEILATEAQVSLGRVPEDALRDIRRARVPLPDRVAEFEKERDHEVLSFLAAYCEDMPDSSARWVHLGMTSYDLVDTALGHTLARATDLLTAAGRRLRRVLVDRALEHWETLMVGRTHGVHAEPTTFGHKLAGHAFAVDRSLRRLAAARDAVAVGTISGSVGTYALIDPFVEDHVCQALGLGVEPAPSQVVARDRHAQLLQAVAAMGACVEQIALELRLLQRTEVAEVEEGRASAYQGSSAMPHKRNPTTSERLCGLARLLRGYATAALENVALWHERDLAHQSVERVILPDSLSVGHFQAVKAAELVAGLRVHPDRMRAAIDRTGGLVHSSAVLFDLLGGGAERERAYRSAQAAANRTATTGKPFADTLAEEGIALREELRPERFLAHHDVVRRRLEKLDERED comes from the coding sequence ATGATCCCCCGTTACACCTTGCCCGAGATGTCGGATCTCTTCTCCGACCAGGCACGCTACGCCACCTGGGCGCGCGTCGAGATCCTCGCGACCGAGGCGCAGGTGAGCCTCGGACGTGTGCCGGAGGACGCGCTCCGGGACATCCGCCGGGCGCGGGTGCCGCTCCCCGACCGGGTCGCCGAGTTCGAGAAGGAGCGCGACCACGAAGTGCTCTCGTTCCTCGCCGCGTACTGCGAGGACATGCCGGACTCCTCGGCACGCTGGGTGCATCTCGGCATGACCAGCTACGACCTGGTGGACACCGCGCTCGGCCACACCCTGGCCCGGGCCACCGACCTGCTGACGGCGGCCGGGCGGCGGCTGCGCCGGGTGCTCGTGGACAGGGCGCTGGAACACTGGGAGACCCTGATGGTCGGGCGCACCCACGGGGTGCACGCCGAGCCCACCACCTTCGGCCACAAGCTCGCCGGCCACGCCTTCGCCGTCGACCGCTCGCTGCGGCGGCTGGCAGCGGCCCGGGATGCCGTCGCGGTCGGCACGATCTCCGGCTCGGTGGGGACCTACGCGCTCATCGACCCGTTCGTCGAGGACCATGTGTGCCAGGCGCTTGGCCTGGGCGTCGAACCCGCCCCCAGCCAGGTCGTCGCCCGCGACCGGCACGCCCAGCTTCTGCAGGCGGTGGCGGCCATGGGGGCCTGTGTCGAGCAGATCGCCCTGGAGCTGCGGCTGTTGCAGCGCACCGAGGTGGCCGAGGTGGAGGAAGGGCGGGCCTCGGCCTACCAGGGGTCCAGCGCCATGCCGCACAAGCGCAACCCGACGACCAGCGAGCGGCTGTGCGGACTGGCGCGGCTGCTGCGTGGCTACGCGACCGCCGCGCTGGAGAACGTCGCTCTCTGGCACGAGCGGGACCTGGCCCACCAGTCCGTCGAGCGCGTCATCCTGCCCGACAGCCTCTCGGTCGGCCACTTCCAAGCGGTGAAGGCAGCGGAACTGGTGGCCGGGCTGCGGGTGCACCCCGACCGGATGCGGGCGGCCATCGACCGTACCGGCGGGCTCGTCCACAGCTCCGCCGTTCTCTTCGACCTGCTGGGCGGGGGAGCCGAGCGGGAGCGGGCATACCGCTCGGCCCAGGCTGCCGCGAACCGCACGGCCACCACGGGGAAGCCGTTCGCGGACACCCTGGCCGAGGAGGGCATCGCGCTGCGGGAGGAACTGCGGCCCGAGCGCTTCCTGGCACACCACGATGTCGTACGCCGGCGATTGGAGAAGCTCGATGAGCGGGAAGACTGA
- a CDS encoding GNAT family N-acetyltransferase, producing MSGKTERDWKTERVDGRDLGLDEVLEVYRSSGLGERRPAGDRERMATMVREANLVVVARDADGALIGIARSLSDFSYVTYLSDLAVVHGHQRSGVGLALLEATRRQAPDAKIVLLSAPAASGYYPRIGFTRHDSAWVLNPGQPLTASRTAAEEDAVTHP from the coding sequence ATGAGCGGGAAGACTGAACGCGACTGGAAGACCGAACGGGTCGACGGGCGGGACCTCGGCCTGGACGAGGTGCTGGAGGTCTACCGCTCCTCGGGTCTGGGCGAGCGCCGGCCGGCCGGCGACCGCGAGCGGATGGCCACCATGGTGCGGGAGGCGAACCTCGTCGTCGTGGCCCGGGACGCGGACGGCGCGCTCATCGGTATCGCCCGCAGCCTCTCCGACTTCTCCTACGTCACCTACCTGTCGGACCTCGCCGTCGTGCACGGCCACCAGCGAAGCGGGGTGGGCCTCGCCCTGCTGGAGGCGACCCGGCGGCAGGCCCCGGACGCCAAAATTGTCCTGCTCTCGGCGCCCGCCGCGAGCGGCTACTACCCGCGCATCGGTTTCACCCGGCACGACTCGGCGTGGGTCCTCAACCCCGGGCAGCCGCTGACCGCCTCGCGCACCGCCGCGGAGGAGGACGCGGTCACTCATCCCTAG
- a CDS encoding response regulator transcription factor: MTQIPSQALLEPRVPVPPAVPEAVASAGQRILVVDADADRAGSLTAQLRRHGHDPVGVGRGSAALQAYEDVEMVLLDLDLPDLDGLEVCRALRAVSQVPIIIVTARRSELDCVLGLHAGADDYVTKPYGLIELMARMEAVLRRTRRQPAAARDIRRGRLHIDVDSREVSVDDERIALTRKEFDLLYLLAAQPDAVIPRKQLLQQVWGDSWSRRTIDTHVSSLRGKLGGSGWVVTVRGVGFKLGTG, translated from the coding sequence ATGACTCAGATTCCGTCACAGGCACTGCTGGAACCCCGCGTCCCCGTCCCCCCCGCCGTGCCCGAGGCCGTCGCATCAGCCGGGCAGCGCATCCTGGTGGTGGACGCAGACGCGGACCGCGCCGGATCGCTGACAGCCCAGCTCCGGCGGCACGGGCACGACCCGGTCGGCGTCGGACGCGGCAGCGCCGCCCTTCAGGCGTACGAGGACGTCGAGATGGTACTGCTCGATCTCGACCTGCCCGACCTCGACGGCCTGGAGGTGTGCCGCGCCCTGCGGGCGGTCAGCCAGGTCCCGATCATCATCGTCACCGCCCGCCGCTCCGAACTCGACTGCGTGCTCGGACTGCACGCGGGCGCCGATGACTACGTCACCAAGCCCTACGGGCTGATCGAGCTGATGGCCCGGATGGAGGCGGTGCTGCGGCGCACCCGCCGGCAGCCCGCGGCGGCGAGGGACATCCGCCGCGGACGCCTGCACATCGATGTCGACTCGCGTGAGGTCAGCGTGGACGACGAACGGATAGCGCTCACCCGCAAGGAGTTCGACCTGCTGTACCTGCTGGCGGCCCAGCCGGACGCGGTGATCCCGCGCAAGCAGCTCCTGCAACAGGTGTGGGGCGACTCCTGGTCGCGCCGCACCATCGACACGCACGTCAGCAGCCTGCGCGGCAAACTCGGCGGCAGCGGCTGGGTCGTCACCGTCCGCGGGGTCGGCTTCAAACTCGGCACCGGCTGA